Proteins from a single region of Bartonella sp. M0283:
- the ptsP gene encoding phosphoenolpyruvate--protein phosphotransferase encodes MAAASEKTAILSENAILLNADFPDKESAILAAAQLLVDEGAIEPAYGKSMLAREKVANTWLGSGVVIPHGMVEDRNLVNRDAISVIQVPNGVDWQNGEKAKLIFAIAANSDGHIEILKRLTRLLSHPDALQKLETTGDKSAIMAALVENDDAPESEAADLRVTKEWVLDYPSGLHARPASIWVEFAKKSGQKILVRNGNSQADMTSLAGLLQLGGKNGDTLIFSTDAENGEQLLGEAVLMARKITLSEREAAEKADVKPKKIYGFRPPSGKAGIDGLSASPGLSLGTIFILENGAGEVEDKPEKLSEDAARLENALGRTKDKMKAIVDDVTRRIGASDAAIFKAQATLLDDDNLISSACHLMAEGHGVAWSWNKAVEEAANALQHMDNPLLAARAVDLRDVGGRVLAEIDPLYAKGSFENIGDGAIIVAEDLTPSDTANLNPEKVHGLITASGGPTSHTAILARTLGIPALVAAGNKVFEAKNGESAIVDGYNGILYLSPTKEDVEAAQKQIVKLAEEREKEVAERAKPAKTTDGHVIDIAANINRPDQVAFALDEGGEGVGLMRTEFLFLESTETPDEETQYKVYRDMLSALNGKSLIIRALDIGGDKQVAHLDLPKEDNPFLGVRGARLLLRRKDLLVPQLRAIYRAAKEGGDPWIMFPMIMSVTEIRALKTLAEEIRKDLAAPVLKIGIMIEVPAAAIMADIFAPHVDFFSIGTNDLTQYTMAVDRQNPDLAAEADSLDPAVLRMVERTVAGAEKAGKWVGVCGGIAGDPFGAMLLSGLGVNELSMTPRDIATVKARLRAKSLADMRKLANKALQCETAEEVRALDEAKS; translated from the coding sequence GTGGCAGCAGCATCTGAAAAGACAGCAATTCTTTCCGAAAATGCAATTTTGTTGAATGCGGATTTTCCCGACAAGGAGTCGGCCATTCTTGCCGCAGCTCAACTTCTCGTTGATGAAGGCGCAATTGAACCGGCTTATGGAAAAAGCATGTTGGCGCGTGAAAAGGTTGCCAATACGTGGCTTGGTTCGGGCGTTGTCATTCCCCATGGCATGGTGGAAGACCGCAACCTTGTCAATCGTGATGCGATTTCGGTTATTCAGGTTCCAAACGGGGTGGATTGGCAAAATGGCGAAAAGGCAAAACTGATTTTTGCCATCGCCGCCAATTCCGACGGTCATATTGAAATTTTAAAGCGGCTCACTCGCCTTCTTAGTCATCCCGACGCGCTGCAAAAACTTGAAACGACGGGCGACAAATCGGCCATTATGGCAGCCCTTGTCGAAAATGACGATGCACCAGAAAGTGAGGCCGCCGATCTTCGAGTAACCAAAGAATGGGTTCTTGATTATCCGTCGGGTCTTCATGCGCGTCCGGCGTCGATCTGGGTGGAATTTGCCAAAAAAAGCGGGCAGAAAATTCTGGTTCGTAATGGCAATAGTCAGGCCGATATGACAAGCCTTGCCGGCCTCTTGCAACTGGGCGGGAAAAATGGTGACACGCTCATTTTTTCAACCGATGCGGAAAATGGTGAACAGCTTCTGGGTGAAGCGGTTTTAATGGCAAGAAAAATCACCTTAAGCGAGCGGGAAGCGGCCGAAAAAGCGGACGTAAAACCGAAGAAAATCTATGGCTTCCGGCCACCATCAGGAAAAGCGGGAATTGACGGCCTCTCGGCAAGCCCCGGTCTTTCACTTGGTACAATTTTCATTCTCGAAAACGGGGCAGGCGAAGTCGAAGATAAGCCGGAGAAACTTTCTGAAGATGCCGCACGGCTTGAAAACGCTTTGGGGCGCACCAAAGACAAGATGAAAGCGATTGTCGATGATGTGACCCGTCGTATCGGTGCGTCGGATGCTGCCATTTTCAAGGCACAAGCCACACTTCTTGATGATGATAATCTTATCTCTTCTGCCTGCCATTTGATGGCGGAAGGCCATGGCGTGGCATGGAGCTGGAACAAGGCGGTCGAAGAGGCGGCCAATGCCCTTCAACATATGGATAATCCTTTGCTTGCCGCCCGCGCGGTGGATTTGCGTGATGTCGGCGGGCGCGTTCTCGCCGAAATTGACCCGCTTTATGCCAAAGGTTCATTCGAGAATATCGGTGACGGGGCAATTATCGTTGCGGAAGATTTAACACCCTCCGACACGGCCAATCTGAACCCTGAAAAAGTCCACGGTCTCATCACGGCATCGGGCGGGCCAACCTCGCATACGGCCATTCTTGCGCGCACTTTGGGAATTCCTGCGCTGGTTGCGGCGGGAAACAAGGTTTTTGAAGCAAAGAATGGCGAAAGCGCGATTGTCGACGGCTATAACGGCATTTTATATCTTTCGCCCACGAAAGAAGATGTCGAGGCTGCACAAAAACAAATCGTCAAATTGGCAGAAGAGCGTGAAAAAGAAGTTGCCGAACGGGCAAAGCCCGCAAAAACCACCGACGGACATGTGATCGACATTGCCGCCAATATCAACCGCCCCGATCAGGTTGCCTTTGCATTGGATGAAGGGGGTGAAGGTGTGGGGCTGATGCGCACGGAATTTTTGTTTCTGGAAAGCACCGAAACGCCCGACGAGGAGACGCAATATAAAGTCTATCGTGATATGCTTTCGGCATTAAATGGCAAATCGCTTATTATCAGGGCACTCGACATTGGTGGCGATAAACAGGTTGCCCATCTTGATTTACCGAAAGAAGATAATCCGTTTTTGGGGGTGAGAGGCGCGCGGCTCCTATTGCGCAGAAAAGACCTGCTGGTGCCGCAATTGCGCGCAATTTATCGCGCCGCCAAAGAAGGCGGGGACCCGTGGATTATGTTTCCGATGATTATGTCGGTCACCGAAATTAGAGCGTTGAAAACGCTTGCCGAAGAAATCCGCAAAGATCTTGCCGCACCGGTTTTAAAAATCGGCATTATGATCGAAGTTCCGGCGGCTGCCATTATGGCCGATATTTTTGCTCCCCATGTCGATTTCTTTTCAATCGGCACCAATGATCTCACCCAATATACCATGGCGGTTGACCGGCAAAATCCCGATCTTGCGGCCGAGGCTGACAGCCTCGACCCTGCGGTTTTGCGGATGGTGGAAAGAACGGTTGCAGGGGCTGAAAAAGCAGGAAAATGGGTAGGCGTTTGCGGCGGCATTGCCGGCGACCCGTTTGGCGCGATGCTGCTTTCCGGCCTTGGTGTCAACGAATTGTCGATGACCCCGCGCGATATTGCAACCGTCAAGGCAAGGCTCAGGGCAAAAAGCCTTGCCGATATGCGCAAGCTTGCCAACAAGGCTTTGCAATGTGAAACCGCCGAAGAGGTTCGCGCCCTTGACGAGGCCAAGTCATGA
- the pfkB gene encoding 1-phosphofructokinase, protein MKIATLTVNPAIDETIHLKKLERGHVHRAEEARFNAGGKGINVAACLADFSVKTAVTGFLGNANSRLFEELFQSHHIEDRFIRYEGETRTNIKIVDEGETTDINLQGVSPTVEEIAKLQNIVDDFIAEGALIVMSGSLPPKMDPRFYRNEVERAGRNAKIIVDCSGKALQELLKAEKLPLAIKPNIDELSAFSGQKLENEGEVLNIARSLIDRGMALVAVSMGEKGGLFVSREGAIHAQYLLSGVKSTVGAGDAMVAGISKSISDNANLEDIARLGTAFAVGKLQKFGPALPEKTIIENLAQKVECRRVG, encoded by the coding sequence ATGAAAATTGCAACACTCACCGTCAATCCGGCAATTGATGAAACAATCCATTTGAAAAAACTTGAACGCGGCCACGTCCACCGTGCCGAAGAGGCGCGTTTCAATGCGGGCGGCAAGGGGATTAATGTGGCAGCCTGCCTTGCCGATTTTTCTGTTAAAACGGCGGTCACCGGTTTTCTCGGAAATGCCAATAGCCGGCTTTTTGAAGAGCTTTTTCAAAGCCATCATATCGAAGACCGCTTTATCCGCTATGAGGGGGAAACGCGCACCAATATCAAAATCGTTGACGAGGGCGAAACCACCGACATCAATTTGCAAGGGGTCAGCCCGACGGTGGAAGAAATCGCAAAATTGCAAAATATTGTCGATGATTTTATTGCCGAAGGCGCGCTTATTGTCATGAGTGGCAGCCTTCCCCCGAAAATGGATCCGCGTTTTTATAGAAACGAAGTTGAAAGGGCGGGGAGAAACGCAAAAATCATTGTCGATTGCAGCGGAAAAGCGCTTCAGGAATTGTTGAAAGCGGAAAAACTTCCCCTTGCCATCAAACCCAATATTGACGAGCTTTCAGCCTTTTCAGGTCAAAAGCTTGAAAATGAAGGAGAGGTTTTAAACATTGCCCGCTCCTTGATTGACCGTGGAATGGCACTTGTTGCCGTCTCTATGGGCGAAAAAGGCGGGCTTTTTGTTTCGCGTGAAGGGGCAATCCACGCGCAATATTTGCTTTCGGGCGTCAAAAGCACTGTCGGGGCGGGCGATGCCATGGTTGCAGGCATTTCAAAAAGCATTTCCGACAATGCAAATCTTGAAGATATTGCACGCCTTGGTACAGCCTTTGCGGTTGGCAAACTTCAAAAATTCGGACCGGCTTTGCCGGAAAAGACGATAATCGAAAATTTGGCTCAAAAGGTAGAATGTCGGCGCGTCGGTTGA
- a CDS encoding PTS fructose transporter subunit IIC, which yields MTLIALIDGAGGGVHSLLAREVLQKAASERGALLSLEIVEPGSLPRIPKDAGADSLLLVSNNHDWQSDHVKSFKGQLQRVTFEELLKNPSAIIFGGSSENPAKNGTEKTVASDQLHQDLNGANRSLKIVAVTSCPTGIAHTFMAAEGLTEAAKALGHEIRVETQGSVGAGTPLTAAEIAAADLVIIAADREVDRTRFAGKRVYSCPTKPAINNGQALIKKAIESAEVQKQKAAQDGESAEMSETAGGVYKHLMTGVSFMLPFVVAGGLLIALSFAIGGVGVTSQEGTFANVLFVIGSKGGFALMVPALAGFIAYSIADRPGIAPGMIGGLLSQNIGAGFIGGIFAGFIAGYSVRLAIKWIKLPKSLQGLMPVLVLPLIATLITGLLMMFAIGTPVAALLNFLTEWLKGLQGTNAYLLGAIIGGMMAVDMGGPVNKAAYATSVALISSGVYGPIAATMIAGMTPPMALALAAWIFPNRFTTDERSSKVSTFILGLAFISEGSIPFAARDPFRVIPALVVGSAVAGSIAMGLGTGLRAPHGGVFLAFIPGVVINYLGYFAALIIGTIVTTIVLGLLKQPLVAAEKKA from the coding sequence ATGACTTTGATAGCCTTGATAGATGGTGCGGGCGGTGGTGTGCATAGTTTGCTTGCTCGCGAAGTTCTTCAAAAAGCCGCAAGCGAAAGGGGCGCACTTTTAAGCCTTGAAATCGTCGAGCCGGGAAGTTTGCCGCGCATTCCCAAAGATGCCGGTGCCGACAGTTTGTTGCTTGTCAGCAACAATCATGATTGGCAAAGCGATCATGTGAAAAGCTTCAAAGGGCAATTGCAAAGGGTCACATTTGAAGAGCTTCTAAAAAACCCTTCTGCCATTATTTTCGGGGGTTCAAGCGAAAATCCGGCAAAAAACGGGACAGAAAAAACGGTCGCTTCTGATCAACTTCATCAGGATTTGAATGGCGCCAATCGCAGTCTTAAAATCGTTGCTGTGACATCCTGCCCGACCGGCATTGCCCACACATTCATGGCGGCCGAGGGGCTTACAGAAGCGGCCAAAGCTTTGGGTCATGAAATCAGGGTTGAAACGCAAGGGTCGGTTGGTGCCGGCACACCTTTGACGGCGGCCGAAATAGCTGCGGCCGATCTTGTTATTATTGCAGCCGACCGTGAGGTTGACCGCACCCGTTTTGCGGGAAAACGCGTTTATTCCTGCCCGACAAAACCGGCCATCAATAATGGCCAAGCTTTAATAAAAAAAGCCATTGAAAGCGCCGAAGTGCAAAAGCAGAAAGCGGCTCAGGACGGGGAAAGTGCTGAAATGAGCGAAACTGCCGGTGGTGTCTACAAGCATTTGATGACCGGCGTCTCCTTCATGCTTCCCTTTGTTGTTGCCGGTGGCCTGTTGATTGCATTATCCTTTGCCATTGGCGGCGTCGGTGTCACCAGTCAGGAAGGCACATTTGCCAATGTGCTTTTTGTCATCGGCTCCAAGGGCGGTTTTGCCTTGATGGTGCCCGCACTTGCCGGCTTTATTGCCTATTCGATTGCCGACCGGCCGGGCATTGCACCAGGGATGATCGGCGGGTTATTGTCGCAAAATATCGGCGCCGGTTTCATTGGCGGCATTTTTGCCGGTTTCATTGCCGGTTATTCGGTTCGCCTTGCCATCAAATGGATCAAATTGCCCAAAAGCTTGCAAGGCTTGATGCCGGTTTTGGTCTTGCCACTCATTGCCACATTGATAACCGGCCTGTTGATGATGTTTGCCATCGGAACGCCGGTCGCAGCACTCCTTAATTTCCTCACCGAATGGCTCAAAGGCTTGCAAGGCACCAATGCCTATCTCCTTGGCGCCATTATCGGCGGCATGATGGCGGTTGATATGGGCGGGCCGGTCAACAAGGCAGCCTATGCAACTTCGGTTGCACTCATTTCATCTGGCGTTTACGGGCCGATTGCTGCAACTATGATTGCCGGTATGACACCGCCTATGGCCTTGGCACTTGCCGCATGGATTTTTCCCAACCGCTTTACAACCGACGAACGCTCCTCGAAAGTTTCAACCTTCATTCTGGGGCTTGCTTTCATCAGCGAAGGGTCCATTCCTTTTGCCGCACGCGACCCGTTCCGTGTCATTCCCGCACTTGTTGTGGGGTCTGCTGTTGCCGGTTCCATTGCTATGGGGCTCGGCACGGGTCTCCGCGCTCCCCATGGCGGCGTATTCCTTGCCTTTATTCCGGGTGTTGTTATCAATTATCTCGGCTATTTTGCAGCCCTTATTATTGGTACAATTGTCACCACAATTGTGCTCGGGCTTTTGAAACAACCGCTTGTTGCGGCAGAAAAAAAGGCCTGA
- a CDS encoding HAD family hydrolase: protein MTNKNTEMAIAYDFDGTLADGNMQEAQFLPNIGMKPKDFWKEVNQLAKENQGDNVLIYMSRMLRKADAAEVPVRREDFKKLGEAVKLFKGVESWFQRINIYGKSKGVDVKHYLLSSGNYEIIAGTAIAKEFTEIYASKFLFDANGVAFSPALAVNYTTKTQYLFRINKGAFDLSDDVKVNQYVKKADRPVPFENMVYIGDGTTDVPCFRLVKDQGGLSIAVYKANKNGAHETALKYIDDGRVQCVLPANYSEGSKLEEVIKANIDVVAARSALKNLLYHKKQPRKTRANKSNQ, encoded by the coding sequence ATGACAAATAAAAACACAGAAATGGCAATCGCCTATGACTTTGATGGCACATTGGCCGACGGTAACATGCAGGAAGCGCAGTTTTTGCCCAATATCGGTATGAAACCGAAAGATTTCTGGAAAGAGGTCAATCAACTGGCAAAGGAAAATCAGGGCGATAACGTGCTCATCTATATGAGCCGGATGCTCCGCAAAGCCGATGCCGCCGAAGTTCCGGTGCGGCGCGAAGATTTCAAGAAACTTGGCGAAGCAGTCAAATTGTTCAAAGGTGTCGAAAGCTGGTTTCAACGCATCAACATTTACGGAAAATCAAAAGGTGTGGATGTCAAACATTACCTGCTTTCTTCAGGAAATTATGAAATTATTGCCGGAACGGCGATCGCAAAAGAGTTTACCGAAATTTACGCATCCAAATTCTTGTTCGACGCAAATGGTGTTGCTTTTTCACCGGCTTTGGCCGTCAATTATACAACCAAAACACAATATCTTTTTCGCATCAACAAAGGCGCGTTCGATCTGAGCGACGATGTCAAGGTCAATCAATATGTGAAAAAGGCAGACCGTCCCGTACCCTTTGAAAACATGGTCTATATTGGCGACGGAACAACAGATGTTCCCTGTTTTCGCCTTGTCAAAGATCAGGGCGGGCTTTCTATTGCGGTTTATAAAGCCAATAAAAATGGTGCACACGAAACGGCATTGAAATATATTGATGATGGCCGTGTCCAATGTGTTTTACCGGCAAATTATTCGGAAGGAAGCAAGCTTGAAGAGGTCATCAAGGCCAATATCGATGTTGTTGCTGCACGCTCTGCCCTTAAAAATCTGCTCTATCATAAAAAACAGCCGCGAAAAACCCGTGCAAATAAGAGTAATCAATAG